In Silene latifolia isolate original U9 population chromosome 3, ASM4854445v1, whole genome shotgun sequence, a single window of DNA contains:
- the LOC141649296 gene encoding uncharacterized protein LOC141649296 translates to MDLGNFCISDKRFFCPLRGEMFVPDADSESEAESESDNDTENEDEIEHEEEEEEVEPPPRLVKGLEEYDQRSSTIEDTETINVGTIEEPEEHKIGTTLDPVEKQGEIAEHKIPIKRGFKPVKQKLRKMRSEWSLKVKEEIVKQFKAGYIKVSEYSEWVANVVPVPKKDGKVRVCMDFRDLNKAIPKDDFPLPHIDILVDNTANHALLSFMDGYAGYNPIKMAEEDMHKTAFTSQWETYCYTVMPFGFINAGATYQRTATTLLHYMMHKEVEVYVDDMIVKSKEHSSHFGRYERRAVADFLADNPIEETEVVDTWSFPDEGMVHVENDNWDLYFDGASNFMGYGVGILLISPTGEHVPVSIKLDFNVTNNVAEYEECLLGLRSTLDLGVKKLLVHGDSSLVINQVGGSWKIKSQSLAPYQTRIKELEKYFEDIQYVQLPREENQFADALSKLAALIKIPDHIDSILICVERRSSPAYVNTMDGAEESETESWYTDILKFKETEDYPPDLDTCGKRTLRMLSAQFIRTGDGRLYKKTAEGVLLRCIDKLTDDRDMEEVHDGECGPHMNAHMLVRKIMRLGYY, encoded by the exons ATGGACTTAGGTAATTTCTGCATCTCGGATAAGAGATTCTTCTGCCCCCTAAGAGGAGAAATGTTTGTGCCAGATGCTGATTCCGAGTCTGAggctgagtctgagtccga TAATGACACTGAGaatgaggatgaaatcgaacatgaagaagaagaggaggaggtggaACCACCTCCGCGGTTGGTTAAGGGATTGGAGGAATACGACCAGAGAAGCTCAAcaatcgaagataccgaaaccattAATGTTGGAACCATAGAAGAACCGGAGGAACATAAAATAGGAACTACCTTAGATCCCGTAGAGAAACAGGG ggaaattgcagagcataaAATCCCAATCAAACGAGGGTTTAAACCAGTAAAGCAAAAGTTACGCAAAATGCGTTCAGAATGGTCCTTAAAGGTCAAAGAAGAAATTGTTAAACAGTTCAAAGCAGGGTACATCAAGGTGTCGGAGTATTCGGAATGGGTCGCCAATGTAGTGCCAGTGCCGAAAAAGGACGGTAAAGTTCGTGTGTGCATGGATTTTCGGGATTTGAACAAAGCTATTCCGAAGGACGATTTTCCGTTACCTCACATCGATatcttggttgacaataccgcGAATCATGCATtactgtccttcatggatggatatgccggTTACAATCCGAtaaaaatggctgaggaagatatgcataagacagcATTTACGTCACAATGGGAAACCTATtgttacacagtaatgcctttcggTTTCATAAATGCTGGGGCGACGTACCAGAGAACAGCAACGACGTTGCTACATtatatgatgcacaaagaagttgaagtttatgtcgatgacatgatagtCAAGTCAAAGGAACATAGTAGCCATTTTGGGCGCTACGAAA gaagagcagtcgctgatttcctcgCCGACAACCCAATCGAAGAAACAGAAGTTgtcgacacttggtcatttcccgacgaaggCATGGTGCACGTCGAGAATGACAATTGGGATTtatatttcgatggagcatcgaacttcaTGGGATACGGAGTGGGAATTCTCCTTATCTCACCAACAGGCGAACACGTGCCCGTGTCCATCAAGCTAGATTTCAATGTCACGAACAATGTCGCTGAGTATGAAGAATGTTTGCTTGGTTTACGCAGTACTCTCGACTTAGGTGTGAAGAAGTTGTTAGTACACGGAGACTCGTCCcttgtgatcaatcaagtgggtgGGTCATGGAAAATTAAGAGTCAAAGTTTGGCCCCGTATCAAACCAGAATCAAAGAATTGGAAAAGTACTTCGAGGATATTCAATATGTTCAACTCCCAAGAgaggaaaatcagtttgcagatgcATTATCCAAGCTAGCTGCATTGATCAAAATCCCAGACCACATAGACAGTATATTGATATGTGTCGAGCGAAGATCGTCACCGGCCTATGTAAATACAATGGATGGTGCCGAGGAAAGTGAAACCGAATCTTGGTACACGGACATTTTGAAATTCAAAGAAACAGAAGACTATCCTCCCGACCTTGACACATGTGGGAAGCGCACATTGCGAATGCTATCTGCCCAATTCATCAGGACCGGTGATGGGCGATTATACAAGAAGACGGCTGAAGGCGTTCTATTGCGATGCATCGATAAACTGACAGATGACAGAGATATGGAGGAAGTCCATGACGGTGAATGTgggccacacatgaatgcccatatgttaGTCCGTAAAATCATGAGGCTCGGTTATTATTAG